From a single Candidatus Izimaplasma bacterium HR1 genomic region:
- the cadA gene encoding Cadmium, zinc and cobalt-transporting ATPase encodes MIKKIIMQGLVCSNCAAKIEKELSKLDYIHSATFNFPNQVMLIDVTDDYNEEAAVEEISKIVDSIEDGVSTYPYDRRHFMNTVKEIESYFWFYVGIAVTLVGSLFEHLFYANNPDTRLFYIIYVALYWIGYIFIAQKIARKTFRTIKRGQLFDENTLMFIATITAMLLGHFYEAPLIIIFYTLGEYLQHQAVHRSKQEVSSLIDLRIDYANKLVGEEVIIVDPMAIKKGDILIVRNGEKIPVDGTVLKGNTSLNTSALTGEAKLSTVKIGDYVLSGNINVGSVIEIEANKEYQESTISKMIDLIENSTNHKARPENFITSFAKYYTPIVTIGAFLMFLIPTVITYFTSPELAFSSYASDNLYNAAIFLVVSCPCALVLSVPLSYFAGIGTAARKGILFKGSSFLHMMTKVDAIGIDKTGTITHGNFEVTEYTDLETLKIAASIERFSNHPIAQSIVKNYVGEYYDYRDVEELPGYGLVVNTPDGKILAGNRKLLSKHKVRVHDKKVMVGSNVFVSKNGKYIGKVIVSDTIKDSSRNILRKLSHDYHITMLTGDNETTAASVAGDLGGINFLSGLLPGEKVEAFNAIETKQYKMYIGDGINDAPLLKNADIGVAMGDGSEIAIDVADVVIMGNDLKLVDDAFKIAKKTKRIVFENIIFSLAIKAIFLTLAGFGETKMIWAIFADVGISLIAVMNSLRLISGRAKK; translated from the coding sequence ATGATTAAAAAAATCATAATGCAAGGTTTGGTTTGCTCAAACTGTGCTGCAAAGATAGAAAAAGAATTAAGTAAATTAGATTATATCCATAGTGCAACATTTAACTTTCCTAATCAGGTGATGTTGATTGATGTAACTGACGATTATAATGAAGAAGCTGCAGTTGAAGAAATATCTAAAATTGTTGATTCAATTGAAGACGGTGTAAGTACATATCCTTATGATCGTCGTCACTTCATGAATACCGTTAAAGAAATAGAATCTTATTTCTGGTTTTATGTAGGTATTGCAGTAACTTTAGTTGGTTCACTATTTGAGCATCTTTTTTATGCAAATAATCCGGATACTCGCTTATTCTATATTATATATGTAGCTCTATACTGGATTGGATACATCTTCATCGCTCAAAAAATCGCAAGAAAAACATTTAGAACTATTAAAAGAGGACAACTCTTTGATGAGAATACCTTAATGTTCATTGCAACAATTACAGCGATGTTACTTGGGCATTTCTATGAAGCACCATTAATTATTATCTTTTATACCTTAGGTGAGTATTTACAACACCAAGCTGTTCACCGAAGTAAACAAGAAGTTTCTAGTCTAATTGATTTACGTATTGATTATGCAAATAAATTAGTTGGTGAAGAGGTTATCATTGTTGATCCAATGGCAATTAAGAAAGGTGATATCTTAATTGTAAGAAATGGTGAAAAGATACCAGTAGATGGTACAGTCTTAAAAGGTAACACCAGTTTAAATACAAGTGCTTTAACAGGTGAAGCTAAGTTATCAACTGTTAAAATAGGTGATTATGTTTTAAGTGGAAATATCAATGTTGGTAGTGTTATTGAAATAGAAGCTAACAAAGAGTATCAAGAATCAACTATTTCTAAAATGATTGATTTAATTGAGAACTCAACAAATCATAAAGCAAGACCAGAAAACTTTATTACAAGTTTCGCGAAATATTATACTCCAATCGTAACAATAGGTGCATTCTTAATGTTCTTAATCCCGACTGTTATCACATACTTTACTAGTCCAGAATTAGCATTTAGTAGCTATGCTTCAGATAATTTATACAATGCTGCAATCTTCTTAGTAGTTAGTTGTCCTTGTGCTTTAGTACTCAGTGTTCCTTTATCATACTTTGCGGGAATCGGTACTGCTGCTCGAAAAGGTATATTATTTAAAGGTAGTAGTTTCTTACATATGATGACTAAAGTTGACGCAATTGGTATTGATAAGACAGGTACAATTACTCATGGTAATTTCGAAGTTACAGAATATACTGATTTAGAGACACTTAAAATTGCTGCTAGTATTGAAAGATTCAGTAATCATCCAATTGCTCAATCAATCGTGAAAAACTATGTAGGCGAATATTATGACTACCGTGATGTTGAAGAATTACCTGGATATGGTTTAGTGGTGAATACACCAGATGGTAAAATCTTAGCTGGTAACCGTAAATTATTAAGTAAGCATAAAGTTAGAGTACATGATAAAAAAGTTATGGTAGGAAGTAATGTTTTTGTTTCTAAGAATGGTAAATATATCGGTAAAGTTATCGTTAGTGATACTATTAAAGATTCATCACGTAATATCTTACGTAAACTATCGCATGATTATCATATAACAATGTTAACTGGTGACAATGAAACAACTGCCGCTAGTGTAGCAGGTGACTTAGGAGGAATTAACTTCTTAAGCGGATTACTACCAGGTGAAAAAGTTGAAGCATTTAACGCTATTGAAACAAAACAGTATAAAATGTATATTGGTGATGGTATCAATGACGCACCATTACTTAAAAATGCTGATATCGGTGTAGCAATGGGTGATGGTAGTGAAATAGCTATCGATGTTGCTGATGTAGTAATTATGGGTAACGATTTAAAACTTGTTGATGACGCATTTAAAATAGCTAAAAAGACAAAACGTATTGTATTTGAAAATATTATCTTCAGTTTAGCAATTAAGGCCATCTTCTTAACTCTAGCAGGTTTCGGAGAAACAAAAATGATTTGGGCAATATTTGCTGATGTAGGTATTTCACTAATCGCAGTTATGAATAGTTTAAGATTAATTTCTGGGAGGGCAAAAAAATGA
- the czrA gene encoding HTH-type transcriptional repressor CzrA — MSKEKIHNISETVKLFKIYSDFTRLRIIDLLIEKEHCVQDIADSLDASQSAISHQLKLLRDLHVVKTRKQGKQVFYSLQDNHIKEIFLIGYSHATECSD; from the coding sequence ATGAGTAAAGAAAAAATTCACAATATCAGTGAAACTGTAAAATTATTTAAGATATATAGTGATTTCACCCGGCTTAGAATTATCGATCTTTTAATTGAGAAAGAACACTGTGTTCAAGATATCGCAGATAGTCTTGATGCAAGCCAATCGGCAATTTCTCATCAGTTGAAACTACTAAGAGATTTGCATGTTGTAAAAACAAGAAAACAAGGTAAACAAGTTTTCTATAGTTTACAAGACAACCATATTAAGGAAATATTCTTAATCGGTTATTCTCATGCAACAGAATGTTCTGACTAA
- the tyrS1 gene encoding Tyrosine--tRNA ligase 1 — translation MNKPMTLLEELKWRDLLFDVTDPELENVLENESVTFYVGADPTADSLHVGHLISYLVSKRLQDRGHHPILVIGGGTGLIGDPSGRTSERQLLTLEKSLENAGAITKQVKRILPTAEVVNNYDWISKFDVISFLRDIGKYFNIGYMMGKDSVKSRLEQGISFTEFSYQIIQSLDFMVLYRDKNCKLQIGGQDQWGNITAGLELIRKTQETDAKGYGFTWPLLTKADGSKFGKTAGGAIWLDKNRSSVYEFFQYWINTPDKDAVSFLKKFTFMSVEDTKAIIEEFEAAPHKRLAQHKIAEELTVLVHGREAYESALRISKALFSGDIKSLNIEEIKDGFKDVPSTTVTEDKNLVDLLIEAGLASSKRESREFIKNNAVSINGEKVKDLEFMVKKEDALGKQFTVIKRGKKKYALVKH, via the coding sequence ATGAATAAACCAATGACATTATTAGAAGAATTAAAATGGCGCGACTTATTGTTTGATGTCACAGATCCAGAATTAGAAAATGTATTAGAAAATGAAAGTGTAACATTCTATGTTGGAGCAGATCCAACTGCAGATAGTTTACATGTTGGTCATTTAATATCATATTTAGTATCAAAAAGATTACAAGATAGAGGTCATCATCCTATCTTAGTAATTGGTGGAGGTACTGGACTGATTGGTGACCCTAGTGGTAGAACTTCTGAAAGACAATTACTCACTTTGGAGAAATCATTAGAAAATGCTGGAGCAATAACTAAACAAGTAAAAAGAATCTTACCAACAGCAGAAGTGGTTAATAACTATGACTGGATTAGTAAGTTTGATGTTATATCATTTTTACGTGATATTGGTAAGTACTTTAACATCGGATATATGATGGGAAAAGATAGTGTAAAATCTCGTTTAGAACAAGGAATTAGCTTCACTGAATTTAGTTATCAAATCATTCAGTCCTTAGATTTTATGGTTCTTTATCGAGATAAAAATTGTAAATTACAAATTGGTGGTCAAGACCAATGGGGTAATATAACTGCAGGTCTAGAATTAATCAGAAAGACACAAGAAACTGATGCGAAAGGTTACGGATTCACATGGCCGTTACTAACAAAAGCTGATGGTTCTAAGTTTGGTAAAACAGCAGGAGGAGCAATTTGGCTAGATAAAAATAGATCTAGTGTATATGAGTTTTTCCAATACTGGATTAACACTCCAGATAAAGATGCAGTTAGTTTCTTAAAGAAATTTACATTTATGAGTGTTGAAGATACAAAAGCAATTATCGAAGAATTTGAAGCAGCACCACATAAACGTTTAGCTCAACATAAAATTGCAGAAGAATTAACAGTTTTAGTTCATGGTAGAGAAGCATATGAAAGTGCGCTACGTATTTCAAAAGCATTATTTAGTGGTGATATCAAATCATTAAATATTGAAGAAATCAAAGATGGTTTTAAAGATGTTCCTTCTACTACCGTAACTGAAGATAAAAATTTAGTAGATCTATTAATTGAAGCGGGATTAGCTTCTAGTAAAAGAGAATCTAGAGAATTTATTAAGAATAACGCTGTTAGTATTAATGGTGAAAAAGTTAAGGATTTAGAATTCATGGTCAAAAAAGAAGATGCGCTTGGTAAACAGTTTACTGTTATCAAACGTGGTAAGAAAAAATACGCACTTGTAAAACATTAA
- the ccpA gene encoding Catabolite control protein A: protein MSKATIYDVAGAARVSLATVSRAINNPEKVKPETRERVLRVIEELGYKPNAFAKGLASRKSTTVAVVVPDMSRASIAEMMNGIADIARVYKYSILLYILESEDASEEDILREIIAAQVDGILYLNDEITSAQYDFLRTIKNTYQIPVVLTNTYYPEDDEVPSVSIDYERAGYEITKKLIDEGRKNIYMVSTVRKYMVNDLKEAGYLRAVNESGLEPKVMRTSGRISINTEHFNEYFKDNKVDGVIAVRDSIAISFLNVAFENDVKIPEEIGVAGFQNTKYARLARPQLSCVDVPIYDLGAVGMRLLTKLMNKEVIAERVVKLPHSIVLRKTTL, encoded by the coding sequence ATGAGTAAAGCAACTATTTATGATGTAGCTGGAGCAGCGCGTGTTAGTTTAGCAACAGTATCACGAGCTATTAATAATCCAGAAAAAGTAAAACCTGAAACTAGAGAAAGAGTATTAAGAGTAATCGAAGAACTAGGTTATAAGCCAAATGCATTCGCAAAGGGTTTAGCTAGTCGTAAGAGTACTACTGTAGCAGTTGTTGTTCCTGATATGAGCCGTGCTTCAATCGCAGAGATGATGAACGGGATCGCTGATATTGCTCGTGTTTATAAATATTCAATCTTACTTTATATATTAGAAAGTGAAGATGCTAGTGAAGAAGATATTTTAAGAGAAATCATAGCTGCTCAAGTTGATGGAATTCTATATTTGAATGATGAAATCACAAGTGCACAATATGACTTCTTAAGAACTATTAAAAATACTTATCAAATTCCTGTTGTATTGACTAATACATATTATCCTGAAGATGATGAAGTTCCATCTGTTTCAATAGATTATGAAAGAGCTGGATATGAAATAACTAAGAAATTAATTGATGAAGGTCGTAAAAATATTTATATGGTTTCGACTGTCAGAAAATATATGGTTAACGATTTGAAAGAAGCTGGATATTTAAGAGCTGTTAATGAATCAGGATTAGAACCTAAAGTAATGAGAACATCAGGAAGAATCAGTATTAACACTGAACACTTTAATGAATACTTTAAAGATAATAAAGTAGATGGTGTTATCGCAGTACGTGATTCAATTGCAATTTCATTTTTAAATGTAGCATTTGAAAATGATGTTAAAATTCCTGAAGAAATTGGTGTTGCCGGATTCCAAAATACCAAGTATGCTAGATTAGCAAGACCACAATTATCTTGTGTTGATGTACCTATTTATGACTTAGGTGCTGTAGGGATGAGATTATTAACTAAATTAATGAATAAAGAAGTTATTGCTGAAAGAGTAGTAAAACTTCCTCATTCAATTGTATTACGTAAAACAACTTTATAA
- the udk_4 gene encoding Uridine kinase, translating to MKSLNVEQLIEHILRTQKKKPRCIVSISGKSRSGKSTLAKKLHDILQEKEMNTQIIHLEDWIIPVSERTEEMNVYDRFNYQKLINDFNNLLNEEEVHFHAYESKTRGIEKGTHSYKLIDEGVIIIDGVITLGLDVIYNASDVTVFVEIKEKVRYERIKKTYEEKGLKIDEINDLYIDRLEDEFNLVDKLKYKANTIVKTPVV from the coding sequence ATGAAGAGCTTAAATGTAGAACAACTAATTGAACACATTTTAAGAACACAGAAGAAAAAACCTAGATGTATCGTTTCTATCTCTGGTAAATCTAGATCTGGAAAATCAACTCTTGCTAAAAAACTTCACGATATACTTCAAGAAAAAGAGATGAATACACAAATTATTCATTTAGAAGATTGGATTATTCCTGTTTCTGAAAGAACCGAAGAAATGAATGTCTATGATCGATTTAACTATCAAAAACTAATTAATGACTTTAACAATTTACTCAATGAAGAAGAGGTTCACTTTCATGCCTATGAATCAAAAACAAGAGGTATTGAAAAAGGAACTCATTCTTATAAACTAATTGATGAAGGAGTTATTATTATTGATGGGGTTATAACTCTAGGGTTAGATGTTATATATAATGCATCAGATGTAACTGTATTTGTAGAAATTAAAGAAAAAGTAAGATACGAAAGAATCAAAAAAACATATGAAGAAAAAGGTTTGAAAATAGATGAAATCAATGATCTTTACATCGATAGATTAGAGGATGAATTTAATCTTGTTGATAAACTAAAATACAAGGCAAACACTATTGTCAAAACCCCGGTAGTATAA
- the rplS gene encoding 50S ribosomal protein L19 has product MSQQLLSDITNDYQKTDVPDFRSGDTVKVSVKIKEGNRERIQLFEGLVMKRQGGGISETFTVRKVSYGVGIERTFPIHSPLVEKVEVLRKGKVRRARLFYIRGLSAKQSRIKERR; this is encoded by the coding sequence ATGTCTCAGCAATTATTAAGTGATATTACTAATGATTATCAAAAAACTGATGTTCCTGATTTTAGATCTGGAGATACTGTAAAAGTTTCTGTTAAGATTAAAGAGGGTAACCGTGAAAGAATCCAGTTATTTGAAGGATTAGTAATGAAAAGACAAGGTGGAGGAATTAGTGAAACATTCACAGTAAGAAAAGTTTCTTACGGTGTAGGAATTGAAAGAACATTCCCTATCCACTCACCACTAGTAGAAAAAGTTGAAGTATTAAGAAAAGGTAAAGTTCGTAGAGCTAGACTATTCTATATCAGAGGACTTTCTGCTAAACAATCTCGTATTAAAGAGAGAAGATAA
- the assT gene encoding Arylsulfate sulfotransferase AssT precursor, with the protein MNNFIKKIFDENNLIIAIPAIIVILIIISFMIYGFSQPRSTTISEIENLLAKQTRLETTMVEEYNEGTYTKTEPFIKVNPYGIAPLSALLMFDTEETTNFKIVVKGKTTDADLEFITGETNKHTIPLYGLYEGSTTIELYEYSQVEALTGEMIYTTNVDIVIAEEDILRLPDATIDTTYEYFSDDFMMLSPATSNLPVAYDYNGDVRWYLNIGLGFGPEFLDNGHLMIGTDRIISDPYYTTGLYEMDLLGKIYKEYYIPGGFHHDLVELDNGNLLVLSSDFNGTVEDIVVEIDRTTGTVIKTWDIADYIPTTEGMTQMWTSADWFHNNSIDFDSVNNSIILSGRHQDAVISIGYDSGDLNWIIGDPTNWDTPNLVEDYFFTPTSPIFEWQYAQHSAKLLPDGNIFIFDNGNNKSKNSENYVSASSSYSRGVIYDINTDTMEIAQVYQYGKELGPDFYSPYISNVEYYTDSNYMIHSGGIAYSSDLGPLNIPAPLYNGEGTIYENSITVELLNDEIAYRLRVSGNYYRAARLTPYNSLTVFTLGAGEALGNQAVTKQYLEPIDKRYTFFDTLPIGYELNVVKQTDRLVVEGIFNRYEEIYLILESDTDKLLYNIPTSRSAYTAMCSSVFQGDERFLTFYVNEEGISGNYRVYLNIDGRQYDTYQVVEFK; encoded by the coding sequence TTGAATAATTTTATTAAAAAAATATTTGATGAAAATAACTTAATAATTGCGATTCCAGCAATTATTGTAATCTTGATTATTATTTCCTTTATGATTTATGGTTTTAGTCAACCCCGAAGTACAACAATTAGTGAAATTGAAAACCTTCTAGCTAAACAAACAAGATTAGAAACAACAATGGTAGAAGAATATAACGAAGGTACATATACAAAAACAGAGCCTTTTATTAAAGTTAACCCTTATGGGATTGCACCTTTATCAGCATTACTAATGTTTGATACCGAGGAAACAACTAACTTTAAGATTGTTGTAAAAGGAAAAACTACAGACGCAGACCTAGAATTTATAACTGGTGAAACAAATAAACATACAATCCCTCTTTATGGATTGTATGAAGGTTCAACTACGATCGAACTTTATGAGTATTCTCAAGTTGAAGCACTAACTGGAGAAATGATTTATACAACTAATGTTGATATCGTTATAGCTGAAGAAGATATTTTAAGATTACCAGACGCAACGATTGATACTACTTATGAGTATTTTTCTGATGACTTTATGATGCTTAGTCCTGCAACAAGTAACTTACCAGTCGCATATGACTATAATGGTGATGTGAGATGGTATTTAAATATTGGTTTAGGATTTGGTCCAGAGTTTTTAGATAATGGACACTTAATGATAGGGACAGACCGAATTATTAGTGATCCTTATTATACAACTGGGTTATATGAAATGGATTTATTAGGTAAAATCTATAAAGAATACTATATTCCTGGTGGTTTCCACCATGATTTAGTAGAACTAGATAATGGTAATTTACTAGTCCTTTCAAGCGACTTTAATGGTACTGTAGAAGACATTGTTGTTGAAATCGATAGAACTACAGGAACAGTCATAAAAACATGGGACATCGCAGATTATATACCAACAACAGAAGGTATGACCCAAATGTGGACTAGTGCAGACTGGTTCCATAACAATTCAATTGATTTTGATTCTGTTAATAATAGCATTATCTTATCTGGAAGACACCAAGATGCTGTTATAAGTATTGGATACGATTCAGGAGACTTAAACTGGATTATCGGTGATCCTACTAACTGGGATACACCAAACTTAGTTGAAGATTACTTTTTCACACCAACAAGTCCAATCTTTGAATGGCAATACGCTCAACATAGCGCAAAATTATTACCTGATGGTAATATCTTTATCTTTGATAATGGTAATAATAAATCAAAAAATAGTGAAAATTATGTTAGTGCTAGCTCTAGTTACAGTAGAGGTGTAATTTATGACATTAATACTGATACAATGGAAATAGCACAAGTATATCAATATGGAAAAGAACTAGGTCCTGATTTTTATAGTCCTTATATTTCAAATGTTGAATATTACACCGATAGCAACTATATGATTCATAGTGGTGGGATTGCTTATTCTAGTGATTTAGGTCCATTAAATATCCCTGCCCCTCTATATAATGGTGAAGGAACCATTTATGAGAATTCAATTACAGTAGAACTACTAAATGATGAAATTGCCTACAGGTTAAGAGTTAGTGGTAACTATTACCGTGCTGCACGTTTAACACCATATAATAGTTTAACTGTTTTTACATTAGGCGCAGGAGAAGCTTTAGGTAATCAAGCAGTAACAAAACAATATTTAGAACCAATTGATAAAAGATATACATTCTTTGATACATTACCAATCGGTTATGAATTAAATGTTGTTAAGCAAACAGATAGATTAGTAGTAGAAGGTATCTTTAATAGATATGAGGAAATCTACTTAATTCTAGAAAGCGATACTGACAAATTATTATACAATATACCGACTTCGAGAAGCGCATACACAGCAATGTGTAGCTCTGTTTTCCAAGGCGATGAACGCTTCCTAACTTTCTATGTTAATGAAGAGGGAATAAGTGGTAATTACCGCGTTTATTTGAATATTGACGGACGTCAATATGATACATATCAAGTCGTAGAATTTAAGTGA
- the trmD gene encoding tRNA (guanine-N(1)-)-methyltransferase, which translates to MRIDVLTLFPNMFKGFLEESIMARAIKNSLVEINLIDFREFSNNKHHKVDDYPFGGGAGMVLQVQPVYDALTSIEGYKEALKIMVSPQGETFSQNKAYELSTNKHLIILCGHYEGYDERIRDYFDLEISIGDYVLTGGELAAMVLIDAITRVKPNVINKDESHLNDSFSDNLLEHPHYTRPREFMGKEVPEVLLNGHHAHIEKWRYDQSLKRTKERRKDLYKKHKGGKNLE; encoded by the coding sequence ATGAGGATAGACGTTCTAACCTTATTCCCAAACATGTTTAAGGGGTTTTTAGAAGAAAGCATTATGGCAAGAGCTATTAAAAATTCTCTTGTCGAAATCAACCTCATTGACTTTAGAGAGTTCTCGAACAATAAACACCACAAAGTCGATGACTATCCTTTTGGTGGTGGTGCTGGAATGGTCCTACAAGTCCAACCAGTTTATGACGCTTTAACGAGTATAGAAGGATATAAAGAAGCATTGAAAATAATGGTTTCACCGCAAGGTGAGACCTTTAGTCAAAATAAAGCATATGAACTAAGTACTAATAAACATCTAATAATACTTTGTGGACATTACGAAGGATATGATGAAAGAATTAGAGATTACTTTGATTTAGAAATATCCATTGGAGATTATGTTTTAACAGGAGGAGAATTAGCAGCAATGGTTTTAATCGATGCTATCACAAGAGTAAAACCAAATGTGATTAACAAAGATGAATCACATCTTAATGATTCCTTTAGTGATAATTTATTAGAACATCCTCACTATACAAGACCACGTGAATTTATGGGTAAAGAAGTTCCTGAAGTTCTATTAAATGGACATCATGCTCATATTGAAAAGTGGCGTTATGATCAATCATTAAAACGAACTAAAGAACGAAGAAAAGACTTATATAAGAAACATAAAGGAGGGAAAAATCTTGAATAA
- the rimM gene encoding Ribosome maturation factor RimM, whose translation MELITIGVITNTHGLKGTLKVKSFTDFKNERYKKGNTLYIAFKDELIPVTVTKFRSVKTIEHIDFDEFTNINQVEKYKGSDLRINADQKHDLPEDEFYFDELVGMEVYTNELIGKVQSVREVPQGELLEVDTGHKKKALIPFNKHFIKEVNKQENRITLLEWEGLI comes from the coding sequence ATGGAATTAATCACAATTGGTGTTATTACAAACACACACGGACTAAAAGGAACACTAAAAGTAAAATCATTCACGGATTTTAAAAACGAAAGATATAAAAAAGGTAATACCCTTTATATCGCTTTTAAGGATGAATTAATTCCTGTGACAGTAACCAAATTCAGAAGCGTAAAAACAATAGAACATATCGATTTTGATGAATTCACAAATATCAATCAAGTCGAAAAATATAAAGGTTCAGACTTGCGAATTAATGCTGATCAAAAACACGATTTACCTGAAGATGAATTCTACTTCGATGAGTTAGTTGGTATGGAAGTATATACTAATGAGTTAATCGGTAAAGTTCAGAGTGTTAGAGAAGTACCTCAAGGTGAACTATTAGAAGTTGACACCGGACATAAGAAAAAAGCATTGATACCTTTTAATAAACATTTTATAAAAGAAGTTAATAAACAAGAAAATAGAATAACACTCTTAGAATGGGAGGGATTAATATGA
- a CDS encoding ABC-2 family transporter protein: MKNAIIVFKKEFYRVVSDKRLLIMAVIFPGIMIFAMYSLMGNVMEGENKDIIEHTMVIYQENAPQSIITELNDIRNYSDLNDDGTVGADEYTVVPVEIHDKSELTQEVIEAKILDGEIDLLIVFPENFETNLVNYEDPEYVLPTILTYYNSGEKYSSNTFANAQSVLNGYAASINTIRFGDDVYPFIQSPTNIVNLDRAQGQAFAMLLPMLIIMFLFSGAMNIGPDSIAGEKERGTIATLLVTPVKRFEIAIGKVMSLSVISLMSATSSFIGIIFGLKNLMGEAGGELSASIYGINDYLMIIAVLFATVLVIVGIIAVVSTYARTIKEAGMLILPFYFVSIIIGVSSMFSGEAATNSVLYLIPIYNSVNMLISILTFDVVPLQFILMVSSSIVYVSILIFVMNKLFQNEKVMFSK; this comes from the coding sequence ATGAAAAATGCAATTATCGTATTTAAGAAAGAGTTTTATCGAGTTGTTAGTGATAAAAGATTATTAATTATGGCTGTTATATTCCCAGGTATAATGATCTTTGCGATGTACTCATTAATGGGTAATGTAATGGAAGGTGAAAATAAAGATATAATAGAACATACTATGGTTATCTATCAAGAAAATGCACCTCAATCAATTATTACTGAGTTAAACGATATAAGAAATTATTCTGATTTAAATGATGATGGAACTGTTGGTGCTGATGAATATACAGTTGTACCAGTAGAAATTCATGATAAATCAGAATTAACCCAAGAAGTTATTGAAGCTAAAATATTAGATGGGGAAATTGATTTACTAATCGTCTTCCCGGAAAACTTTGAAACAAATTTAGTTAATTACGAAGATCCTGAATATGTTTTACCAACAATTCTTACTTATTATAATTCAGGTGAGAAATACAGTAGTAATACATTTGCTAATGCACAATCAGTTCTAAATGGTTATGCTGCTAGTATTAATACTATAAGATTTGGTGATGATGTTTATCCATTTATCCAATCACCAACAAACATCGTTAATTTAGATAGAGCTCAAGGACAAGCATTTGCTATGTTATTACCGATGTTAATTATCATGTTCTTATTTAGTGGAGCAATGAATATTGGTCCTGATAGTATCGCTGGTGAAAAAGAGCGTGGAACTATCGCTACCTTACTTGTAACTCCCGTAAAAAGATTTGAAATCGCTATTGGTAAAGTAATGAGTCTTAGTGTAATATCTTTAATGAGTGCTACATCATCATTTATTGGTATTATCTTCGGTCTTAAAAACCTAATGGGTGAAGCAGGCGGAGAGTTAAGTGCATCAATTTATGGGATTAATGATTACTTAATGATTATAGCGGTATTATTCGCAACAGTATTAGTAATTGTTGGAATAATCGCTGTTGTCTCAACTTATGCAAGAACAATTAAAGAAGCAGGAATGTTAATCTTACCATTCTACTTCGTAAGTATAATTATTGGTGTTTCATCAATGTTTAGTGGTGAAGCAGCTACCAATTCAGTTCTTTATTTAATCCCAATTTATAACAGTGTAAATATGCTAATCAGCATCTTAACATTTGATGTTGTCCCACTACAGTTTATCCTAATGGTTTCTTCAAGCATTGTTTATGTTTCAATCTTAATCTTTGTTATGAATAAACTATTCCAAAATGAAAAAGTAATGTTTAGTAAATAA